A genome region from Arachidicoccus soli includes the following:
- a CDS encoding group II intron maturase-specific domain-containing protein: MSKIMLKTPGEREIHKLIHGYLTAGMMKDGLIEDRSKGSPQGSPCSPLLSNIVLDELDKELEKRGHRFCRYADDVNVYVKTKRAGDRAAASIQNFVEKKMKLKVNKEKSKVDRPVKRKFLGFSFYYKKGKQMGIRVAPKSVTRLKDTLRDLFHQGRGRSLPGFIHNDLNPVIRGWFNYYRPADMKSLTRDLDEWIRHRLRNILWRQWKRNWTRFLKLRKGGLSEEHAVRSAFNQRGPWFNSGASHMNLAFPKKYFDELRLFSLVDAYKVYTASQESSSPT; the protein is encoded by the coding sequence ATGAGCAAAATCATGCTAAAAACGCCGGGAGAACGAGAAATTCACAAACTCATCCATGGATATTTAACTGCCGGAATGATGAAAGATGGACTAATTGAAGATCGATCAAAGGGCTCTCCACAAGGGTCCCCTTGTAGTCCACTCTTGTCTAATATCGTGCTCGATGAACTAGACAAAGAATTGGAAAAACGCGGCCATCGATTTTGCCGTTATGCTGATGATGTTAATGTGTATGTGAAGACGAAAAGAGCAGGTGATAGGGCTGCCGCCTCCATTCAGAATTTTGTCGAGAAAAAGATGAAACTGAAAGTAAACAAGGAAAAGAGTAAGGTCGACAGACCGGTAAAACGGAAGTTTCTCGGTTTCTCCTTCTATTATAAGAAGGGAAAACAAATGGGTATTCGAGTTGCTCCTAAAAGCGTTACTCGTTTAAAGGATACACTTAGAGACCTATTCCATCAAGGCCGTGGGCGTAGTTTACCTGGATTTATCCACAACGATCTTAATCCCGTTATACGAGGTTGGTTTAACTATTACCGCCCAGCAGATATGAAATCCCTCACCCGTGATTTGGACGAATGGATTCGACACCGCTTACGCAACATCCTTTGGCGACAATGGAAACGCAATTGGACAAGATTCTTGAAACTCCGTAAAGGTGGGCTATCCGAGGAGCATGCAGTTCGCTCTGCCTTTAATCAGCGTGGACCGTGGTTCAACTCCGGTGCCTCACACATGAATCTCGCATTTCCTAAGAAATATTTTGATGAGCTACGACTTTTTAGCCTCGTAGATGCCTATAAAGTCTACACAGCTTCTCAGGAAAGTAGTTCTCCAACGTAA
- a CDS encoding RloB family protein — protein sequence MPREREEFFRESNTTEREKIFVLAFEGNITEEKYFSEFKNSNKFKDELIYLHLLKREMDDTNSAPNHVFSKLKKEAKDEFNFKKEDELWMIIDTDRWKNIPKIIEACNALENMFVAVSNPCFEFWLLLHIKDIQEYNEEVLELLFKNKKTGNRNYTETKIVEIVGSYNKTNLKTEDFLPHIDNAVSRAKNLDQPQENYPTKLGSHIYKLIEKLKKEDAE from the coding sequence ATGCCACGAGAAAGAGAAGAATTTTTCAGAGAAAGTAACACTACCGAAAGGGAGAAAATATTTGTATTGGCTTTTGAGGGCAACATAACCGAAGAAAAATACTTTTCCGAATTTAAGAACTCAAACAAATTTAAAGACGAATTGATTTACTTACATTTATTAAAACGTGAGATGGATGACACTAATAGTGCACCCAATCACGTATTTAGTAAGTTAAAGAAAGAGGCAAAAGACGAGTTCAATTTTAAGAAAGAAGATGAACTTTGGATGATTATCGATACCGATAGATGGAAAAATATTCCAAAAATAATTGAAGCCTGCAATGCCTTGGAAAATATGTTTGTTGCGGTAAGCAATCCGTGTTTTGAGTTTTGGCTACTTCTACACATCAAAGATATTCAAGAATATAATGAGGAAGTATTGGAGTTACTTTTTAAAAATAAGAAAACAGGCAACCGAAATTACACAGAAACAAAAATTGTCGAAATTGTTGGCTCCTATAATAAGACAAATCTTAAAACAGAGGATTTTCTACCTCATATTGACAATGCTGTGTCAAGAGCGAAAAATCTTGACCAACCACAAGAAAATTATCCAACCAAATTAGGTTCTCACATCTATAAACTGATTGAAAAGCTAAAAAAAGAGGATGCTGAATAG
- a CDS encoding AAA family ATPase, which yields MLPGKGSLKADHKTSKLNGISVLKTAVLFGANASGKSNLIKAIDFGKKMVLRGNKPEKPIDYQKFRLDKQSNINDSRIEYEIQHKGKNYAYGFIFNNELIKEEWLYEIGAKKEIKIFERNFSNKELFDLNYILQKLKKEEEKQFLRFIAKGTPNNQLFLTEIRTRKVRENVSKIDDLLNVIDWFQNSLKVIFPDDKYNEGLKFELKQDVELLTTFEEFLSYFDTGIDGVCLEKVDSENIDIPKPLLEKIREDLLSKKSENIRASIISKGNTTYFLSVKNNDIVTEKFMTKHKVKNANNPEKFDTSNESDGTNRIMDFIPLLMDLLKGDNVFIIDEMERSLHPNLIYDLLDLFLSKSTGINSQLILASHESSLLTQKLLRKDEIWFAVKDNYGASRLHSLEEYNVRFDKEIRKDYLLGRFKAIPRIGNRNKLTVINK from the coding sequence ATGCTACCAGGTAAAGGCAGTTTAAAGGCAGACCATAAGACTTCGAAACTTAATGGTATTTCTGTTTTGAAAACGGCTGTTCTATTTGGTGCAAACGCTTCGGGCAAATCCAATTTAATTAAGGCTATTGATTTTGGTAAAAAAATGGTTTTAAGAGGAAATAAGCCTGAAAAACCAATAGACTATCAAAAGTTTAGACTTGACAAACAGTCTAATATAAATGATTCGAGGATTGAATATGAAATACAGCATAAAGGCAAAAATTATGCTTATGGTTTCATATTCAATAACGAGCTAATTAAAGAAGAATGGCTTTATGAAATTGGAGCAAAAAAAGAGATTAAAATTTTTGAGAGAAATTTTTCAAATAAGGAATTATTTGACCTAAACTATATTTTACAAAAACTAAAAAAAGAGGAGGAAAAACAATTTCTTCGTTTTATAGCAAAAGGAACGCCTAACAACCAACTTTTTTTAACAGAAATCAGAACAAGAAAAGTTAGAGAGAACGTATCTAAAATTGACGACTTACTTAATGTTATTGATTGGTTTCAAAACTCATTAAAAGTAATATTTCCTGATGATAAATATAACGAGGGATTAAAGTTCGAATTAAAGCAGGACGTAGAATTGCTTACCACTTTTGAAGAATTTTTATCCTACTTTGACACAGGAATTGATGGTGTTTGTCTTGAAAAGGTTGATTCTGAAAATATAGATATTCCTAAACCTTTATTGGAGAAAATAAGGGAAGATTTATTAAGTAAAAAATCTGAAAACATTAGAGCTTCTATAATCTCAAAAGGGAATACCACATACTTTTTGTCAGTTAAGAATAATGATATTGTAACTGAAAAATTTATGACAAAGCACAAAGTGAAAAATGCTAACAACCCTGAAAAATTTGACACAAGTAATGAGTCAGACGGCACAAATAGAATAATGGACTTCATTCCATTATTAATGGACTTGTTGAAAGGAGATAATGTTTTCATCATAGATGAAATGGAAAGAAGTTTGCATCCGAATTTGATTTATGACTTATTAGATTTGTTTTTATCAAAATCAACAGGAATAAATAGTCAATTGATTTTAGCAAGCCACGAATCATCGTTATTAACTCAAAAACTATTGAGAAAAGATGAAATTTGGTTTGCTGTCAAGGATAATTACGGAGCTTCACGTCTTCATTCTCTCGAAGAGTACAATGTGCGATTTGATAAAGAAATTCGGAAAGACTACCTATTGGGAAGATTTAAAGCTATACCACGAATTGGCAACAGAAATAAGCTTACAGTAATTAACAAGTAA
- a CDS encoding APC family permease, which yields MNEMPEITDQTKIPLNRAIGLTTAILLVAGNIIGTGVFKKIVPMAQTGLNEWYIIAAWILAGIITLLGAFTIAGLSKLTTVSGGMYEYMRLCFGNFSAFFLGWTGFTIFCSGSMAAIAFIFAQSVNSIIPLPNPLAHFKDLSIGDFIFPFADSGIKILALAAIALLTWLNYRGVKKGTLLNNIVTGTKILGILFLIVLGLFFFGRLEPNNTMQLVVSEKTGTISIFFGAMLSAFWAYDGFANVGFVTGEIKNPKRNVAMAIITGVSIVIVLYLLVNYAYIKTLGLKQIAGLSENNIAATAMASSILGNGGKTLISFLIMLSSLGTLNVVIIFYARLYFRMAQEKAFFKSAAKVHPVYRTPYMALIYSMVWGMILVVSGTFDKLTDMAIFSGFLFYALLAVGLIKMKRNGAIKEIVACYPWAPIIFILFSIGLLISTFINQPKLSFIGLGLMLTSIPFYYFFKRMNK from the coding sequence ATGAATGAAATGCCGGAAATAACCGACCAAACCAAGATACCGCTCAATCGTGCAATTGGCCTTACAACTGCTATCTTGTTGGTTGCAGGAAATATCATTGGAACCGGCGTTTTTAAAAAGATAGTGCCGATGGCACAAACCGGGTTGAATGAATGGTATATTATAGCTGCCTGGATTCTTGCCGGTATTATTACGCTTTTAGGTGCTTTTACGATAGCCGGCTTATCAAAGCTTACCACTGTTTCAGGGGGGATGTATGAATACATGCGCTTATGTTTTGGCAATTTCTCCGCATTCTTTTTAGGTTGGACGGGATTTACCATTTTCTGTAGTGGTTCTATGGCAGCGATTGCCTTTATTTTTGCCCAATCAGTTAATAGTATTATTCCACTTCCCAATCCTTTGGCTCATTTTAAAGACCTTTCTATCGGCGATTTTATTTTCCCATTTGCTGATTCAGGAATAAAAATCTTGGCACTTGCCGCTATCGCTCTTTTGACTTGGCTCAATTACCGAGGTGTAAAAAAAGGAACCCTATTGAACAATATTGTTACCGGTACTAAAATATTGGGAATACTTTTTTTAATCGTCTTAGGTCTATTCTTTTTTGGTCGTTTAGAACCCAACAATACAATGCAGTTGGTTGTATCCGAAAAAACAGGAACAATTAGCATTTTCTTCGGTGCTATGTTGAGTGCCTTTTGGGCTTATGATGGTTTTGCCAATGTTGGATTTGTAACAGGCGAAATTAAAAACCCTAAGCGCAATGTGGCAATGGCAATTATTACAGGGGTGAGTATTGTTATTGTCCTTTACTTGTTGGTGAATTATGCCTATATTAAAACACTTGGATTGAAACAGATAGCCGGGTTAAGTGAAAACAATATTGCTGCAACTGCTATGGCAAGCAGCATATTGGGTAATGGTGGTAAAACTTTGATTTCGTTTTTAATTATGCTTAGTTCTTTAGGTACTTTAAATGTGGTGATCATTTTCTATGCACGACTTTATTTTAGGATGGCGCAAGAAAAAGCCTTCTTTAAATCAGCCGCAAAAGTGCATCCTGTTTACAGAACGCCTTATATGGCTTTAATCTATTCCATGGTATGGGGAATGATACTCGTTGTTTCTGGCACCTTCGATAAGCTTACCGATATGGCTATTTTTTCCGGTTTTCTTTTTTATGCGTTGCTAGCTGTTGGACTTATAAAAATGAAGAGAAATGGAGCCATAAAAGAGATAGTAGCCTGTTATCCTTGGGCGCCAATAATATTTATCTTATTCTCGATTGGGTTATTAATCAGTACATTTATCAATCAGCCAAAACTCTCCTTTATAGGTTTGGGGTTAATGTTAACAAGCATACCTTTTTATTATTTTTTCAAGAGAATGAATAAATAA
- a CDS encoding AraC family transcriptional regulator, with protein MDANSSAISRFKAQANKFSGILSKGLGKTTGRLIKELIYGIQACKDIKISNIARSLQEDIKLIKTEDRLCRNLAAEDFSNHINEQIIRLGDDKITDEMVIAIDLSDPNFDVEMICRKIAMSHTALYKKVKSITGLTINEIVKNVRLKRAAALLAENNYTVYEVADMVGYNDSKYFSREFKKKFGISPKDSKKRPD; from the coding sequence ATGGATGCAAACTCTTCTGCTATCAGCCGTTTCAAGGCACAAGCTAATAAATTTTCGGGAATCTTGAGCAAGGGCTTAGGCAAAACTACCGGTAGGCTTATCAAAGAGCTTATTTACGGCATACAGGCTTGCAAAGACATTAAAATATCCAACATAGCCCGAAGCCTGCAAGAGGATATTAAACTGATAAAAACGGAGGATAGGCTGTGCCGGAATTTGGCAGCCGAAGATTTTAGTAATCATATCAACGAACAAATCATCCGCCTTGGCGATGATAAAATTACTGATGAAATGGTAATAGCCATTGATTTAAGCGATCCCAACTTTGACGTAGAAATGATTTGTAGAAAAATAGCAATGAGCCATACTGCGCTTTACAAAAAGGTAAAATCTATCACTGGACTTACTATTAACGAAATTGTCAAAAACGTTCGGTTAAAAAGGGCGGCAGCTTTGTTGGCAGAAAACAATTATACTGTTTACGAAGTCGCTGATATGGTGGGCTATAATGACAGTAAGTACTTTAGCCGAGAATTTAAAAAGAAGTTTGGCATTTCTCCAAAGGATTCAAAAAAACGACCCGATTAG